From one Rhineura floridana isolate rRhiFlo1 chromosome 4, rRhiFlo1.hap2, whole genome shotgun sequence genomic stretch:
- the PRR18 gene encoding proline-rich protein 18 — MSLPPIAPPPAAAPRLQLRNQQQPSPPVAAPKKAAAPLAPAKPPRKGRGAPSEHSGAFSSSWPSASLQKQLPRNRAAQASRNPTPPKAAATVAPVLGAPQSLARGRSVLGPPGLGTRSCESPCAAQAGRGEAALRFSLSLPPEAIRVLQRRSLEKQHQQKPRGRTPCSASPDATKRLLAGGSAAGGDLRALLQVSLLNEHHRYDDVEYEEEVEGVAGGPGACTADEGLVRKCTEWLRGVENAAARDRTDKLDTLPHLSTL, encoded by the coding sequence ATGTCCTTGCCTCCTATCGCGCCACCACCTGCTGCCGCCCCCCGACTACAGCTTAGGAATCAGCAACAGCCTTCGCCGCCAGTGGCGGCACCCAAAAAGGCGGCGGCACCCCTCGCTCCAGCCAAGCCTCCTCGAAAAGGTCGCGGTGCGCCTTCGGAGCACTCCGGCGCCTTTTCGAGTTCTTGGCCCAGCGCTTCTCTCCAAAAGCAGCTGCCGCGTAACAGAGCCGCCCAAGCTAGCAGGAATCCCACGCCGcccaaagcagcagcaacagtagctCCCGTCTTGGGGGCTCCTCAATCTCTCGCCCGAGGCCGCTCAGTCTTGGGGCCGCCGGGCTTGGGCACACGCTCCTGCGAGAGCCCTTGCGCGGCGCAAGCAGGACGTGGAGAGGCCGCGCTACGCTTTTCGCTCAGCCTTCCCCCGGAGGCAATCCGAGTGCTGCAGCGCCGGAGCCTGGAGAAGcagcaccagcagaagccccgaGGGCGGACGCCCTGCTCCGCCTCCCCCGACGCCACGAAACGCCTCCTGGCGGGCGGCTCAGCCGCCGGCGGGGACTTGCGCGCTCTCCTACAGGTGTCGCTGCTGAACGAACACCACCGCTACGACGATGTGGAATACGAGGAGGAGGTAGAAGGGGTGGCCGGTGGCCCTGGCGCCTGCACGGCGGATGAAGGGCTGGTGCGCAAGTGCACCGAATGGCTTCGAGGCGTGGAGAACGCCGCTGCCCGGGACCGGACCGACAAACTGGACACCCTGCCTCACTTGAGCACCCTGTGA
- the SFT2D1 gene encoding vesicle transport protein SFT2A, producing the protein MEKLRRVLSGQDDEEQGLTSQVLDSSSLSFSTRVKWFAICFAGGIVCSILGTGMLWLPRAGPKLFAVFYTFGNIAALASTCFLMGPMKQLKKMFEPTRLIVTIVMLLCFICTLCAVFWWGKKGLALLFCLLQSLAMTWYSLSYIPYARDAVIKCFTSCLA; encoded by the exons ATGGAGAAGCTGCGGCGGGTGCTGAGCGGGCAGGACGATGAAGAGCAGGGGTTGACGTCTCAG GTACTTGATTCTTCATCTCTTAGTTTTAGTACTCGAGTGAAATGGTTCGCTATATGCTTTGCAGGTGGCATTGTGTGTTCTATTCTT GGGACAGGGATGCTCTGGCTCCCACGTGCAGGCCCAAAACTCTTTGCAGTGTTCTACACCTTCGGAAATATTGCTGCTTTGGCCAG TACCTGCTTCTTGATGGGTCCTATGAAACAGCTGAAAAAGATGTTTGAACCAACAAGATTAATTGTGACAATTGTTATGCTG TTGTGTTTTATCTGCACCCTATGTGCTGTGTTCTGG TGGGGCAAGAAAGGGCTAGCTCTGCTTTTCTGCCTTCTGCAGTCCTTGGCAATGACCTG GTACAGCCTATCATATATCCCTTATGCAAG ggaTGCGGTGATAAAATGCTTCACATCCTGCCTAGCTTAA